A single genomic interval of Odontesthes bonariensis isolate fOdoBon6 chromosome 3, fOdoBon6.hap1, whole genome shotgun sequence harbors:
- the LOC142377947 gene encoding uncharacterized protein LOC142377947 isoform X2 translates to MWSVSKWEGENRKGRLLSLSSSFQVRKIIMRRNHKEESTSLRSRQPNANFFNTELPAEGRMEPKVLSAARRCGHREHKPTAMRGRKHTTASSFPHLLDSSSDLLETTPPQLEVGGLRSCAQEESDTDLSECERLPVSSSSRGPPQLELRPEVIEPEDCFSHSYRIRGQNHVGFDFPDFLPPPFNSWSLSQLAVFYNMEGRAAPRPRPVGPLERNLERLLQLEWHQIQTIQEESGKSAVPEIISSCHRSPAAASSRLSSPKCILQCQRAFPLTFLSSIASHSTLLSGCACTLCRIRYSTCRTSRCSSIHSYNHQSRLSPMLERSRGPTSLPKRSYSESRVHSSERNSRAQRFSSPVRTNSYLRRMQASGNIRNPIQGATIKTKSTVRDSIDHVGKGDVLGSRVGVFRRRSGSEQRRVEAETTEWIREKVERL, encoded by the exons AAACCACAAAGAAGAAAGCACAAGTCTAAGGTCCCGTCAACCAAATGCAAATTTCTTCAACACAG AGCTTCCTGCAGAAGGAAGGATGGAACCGAAGGTCCTGTCAGCTGCTCGGCGTTGTGGCCACAGAGAACACAAACCCACTGCTATGAGAGGGCGAAAACACACAACAGCCTCTTCCTTCCCCCACCTGTTAGATTCCAGCTCTGACCTGCTGGAGACAACCCCCCCCCAGCTGGAGGTGGGAGGGCTGAGGAGTTGTGCACAAGAGGAAAGTGACACAGACTTATCTGAGTGTGAAAGACTTCCTGTGTCATCTTCTAGTCGAGGTCCTCCGCAGCTTGAGCTCAGGCCAGAGGTCATTGAGCCTGAAGACTGCTTTTCTCACAGCTACAGAATCAGAGGACAGAACCATGTAGGGTTTGACTTCCCAGATTTCCTTCCTCCACCGTTTAATTCATGGAGCCTCAGTCAGTTGGCGGTTTTCTACAACATGGAGGGCAGAGCTGCCCCACGGCCCCGGCCTGTGGGCCCTTTGGAAAGGAACCTGGAGAGGCTGCTGCAGCTGGAGTGGCATCAGATCCAGACCATCCAGGAGGAGAGTGGAAAGTCAGCCGTGCCAGAAATTATATCCAGCTGTCACAGGTCACCTGCTGCTGCCTCATCCCGCCTCAGCTCTCCTAAGTGCATTCTCCAGTGTCAGCGCGCCTTCCCCCTCACCTTCCTCTCCTCCATAGCCAGTCACTCTACCCTGCTCTCTGGCTGCGCCTGCACTCTCTGCCGGATCCGCTACTCCACCTGTAGGACATCACGCTGCAGCTCCATTCACAGCTACAATCATCAGTCCAGACTGAGTCCAATGCTGGAGCGCAGCAGGGGACCCACATCGCTCCCCAAACGGAGCTACAGCGAGAGCCGAGTACATTCCTCAGAGAGGAATTCTCGAGCTCAAAGGTTTAGCAGCCCTGTGAGGACCAACAGTTACCTCAGGAGAATGCAAGCTTCAGGAAACATCCGCAACCCTATCCAAGGTGCTACAATCAAAACAAAGTCTACTGTCAGGGACTCTATTGATCATGTGGGAAAGGGGGATGTATTGGGGAGCAGGGTGGGAGTgtttaggaggaggagtggctCAGAGCAAAGGAGAGTGGAAGCAGAGACAACAGAATGGATCAGAGAAAAGGTGGAGCGACTATGA
- the LOC142377947 gene encoding uncharacterized protein LOC142377947 isoform X1 → MGRRESQRTSTQPQLQFPSQENNYEKKPQRRKHKSKVPSTKCKFLQHSAQGISVSHPELPAEGRMEPKVLSAARRCGHREHKPTAMRGRKHTTASSFPHLLDSSSDLLETTPPQLEVGGLRSCAQEESDTDLSECERLPVSSSSRGPPQLELRPEVIEPEDCFSHSYRIRGQNHVGFDFPDFLPPPFNSWSLSQLAVFYNMEGRAAPRPRPVGPLERNLERLLQLEWHQIQTIQEESGKSAVPEIISSCHRSPAAASSRLSSPKCILQCQRAFPLTFLSSIASHSTLLSGCACTLCRIRYSTCRTSRCSSIHSYNHQSRLSPMLERSRGPTSLPKRSYSESRVHSSERNSRAQRFSSPVRTNSYLRRMQASGNIRNPIQGATIKTKSTVRDSIDHVGKGDVLGSRVGVFRRRSGSEQRRVEAETTEWIREKVERL, encoded by the exons AAACCACAAAGAAGAAAGCACAAGTCTAAGGTCCCGTCAACCAAATGCAAATTTCTTCAACACAG TGCTCAGGGAATCTCTGTGTCTCATCCAGAGCTTCCTGCAGAAGGAAGGATGGAACCGAAGGTCCTGTCAGCTGCTCGGCGTTGTGGCCACAGAGAACACAAACCCACTGCTATGAGAGGGCGAAAACACACAACAGCCTCTTCCTTCCCCCACCTGTTAGATTCCAGCTCTGACCTGCTGGAGACAACCCCCCCCCAGCTGGAGGTGGGAGGGCTGAGGAGTTGTGCACAAGAGGAAAGTGACACAGACTTATCTGAGTGTGAAAGACTTCCTGTGTCATCTTCTAGTCGAGGTCCTCCGCAGCTTGAGCTCAGGCCAGAGGTCATTGAGCCTGAAGACTGCTTTTCTCACAGCTACAGAATCAGAGGACAGAACCATGTAGGGTTTGACTTCCCAGATTTCCTTCCTCCACCGTTTAATTCATGGAGCCTCAGTCAGTTGGCGGTTTTCTACAACATGGAGGGCAGAGCTGCCCCACGGCCCCGGCCTGTGGGCCCTTTGGAAAGGAACCTGGAGAGGCTGCTGCAGCTGGAGTGGCATCAGATCCAGACCATCCAGGAGGAGAGTGGAAAGTCAGCCGTGCCAGAAATTATATCCAGCTGTCACAGGTCACCTGCTGCTGCCTCATCCCGCCTCAGCTCTCCTAAGTGCATTCTCCAGTGTCAGCGCGCCTTCCCCCTCACCTTCCTCTCCTCCATAGCCAGTCACTCTACCCTGCTCTCTGGCTGCGCCTGCACTCTCTGCCGGATCCGCTACTCCACCTGTAGGACATCACGCTGCAGCTCCATTCACAGCTACAATCATCAGTCCAGACTGAGTCCAATGCTGGAGCGCAGCAGGGGACCCACATCGCTCCCCAAACGGAGCTACAGCGAGAGCCGAGTACATTCCTCAGAGAGGAATTCTCGAGCTCAAAGGTTTAGCAGCCCTGTGAGGACCAACAGTTACCTCAGGAGAATGCAAGCTTCAGGAAACATCCGCAACCCTATCCAAGGTGCTACAATCAAAACAAAGTCTACTGTCAGGGACTCTATTGATCATGTGGGAAAGGGGGATGTATTGGGGAGCAGGGTGGGAGTgtttaggaggaggagtggctCAGAGCAAAGGAGAGTGGAAGCAGAGACAACAGAATGGATCAGAGAAAAGGTGGAGCGACTATGA